The Spiroplasma citri genomic sequence CATAAATACAAGTGGAGTAAATAAAATTTTAAAAGATGAATTAATGACTACTATTATTACTGAATTCCCTACACAAAATACTAGAAGAACTATAACTAGTTACAATTTTGAACCGTGAGTTCTTTATTTATCAGATAATTCTATGCAACAAATAAATCAAATTTATTTACATGAAGAAAATTTAAATAACAATATTATATATATAATTAATTTTATAATTTCTAAATTAGTAGAAAATAATGAAGAAACTAATGAGTTTATTTCTTTATTAAGAAGAAATAACGAACAATTTTATATATTATTTTTTCAATCACTTAACAGTTTACTTTTAAATGAATATGAATCTTTATTTATAAATAATAGAAGTGGTTTATTTTTTTTAATAGAAAATAATGGTAATATAAAGAGCGTTCATTCTCAAACATAATAAAATTTTTTTAGTTAAAGCAATAAAATTTTTTTGTTTTTTATTTTATAAATATTTTTAATATATAAAGTAAATTGACAATATTAAAATTAAAAATATAATAAAAATTAGAATAAAAAAAACATTTATTAAAATGTTTAATGTATTCAAACCAAAATAAATGGTTTCACTTCACGAAACTTTAAATATAAGTAAATGTTTTTTTATTTTTGTTTTAGAAAGGAAAACAAAAAATGAATGTAAATATAAATGCATATAATCGTTTAACAGGGGAAAATTTATATAAGCCCTATATAAACCCAGAATGTTATATTAATGAAAAATATTATGTTAAAAAAGTATATTATGGTCCTTATATTAAAACAGTTGTTTTACCGTTAAAGTGTATTAATAGTTTTGGCAAAGGTAATTCAACAGGAGTTAAAAATACGGGTGAAAATGAAACTAAATTATTAAATAGTCGTATTCGTTCTCAAAGAAATTGTATTCAAAAAGCAATTCATAACTTTAATGGTTGTCAAAATTTAGGTTTTACAACTTTAACTTATGCAGAAAATATGCAAGATATTAAAAAAGCAAATTATTAATTTAAATTGTTTATTCAAAAAATAAAGTATCATTTTTCTAAATATAAAAAGAATAAATATGAAAATTTAAAATATTTAGTTGCTTATGAGTATCAAAAACTGGGAGCAGTCCATTTTCACATTATATTTAGTGAATATATCCCTAATAAAATAATAAGAAAGTATTGACTTTATGGGTTAAATAAAAATTTACCGGTTAAAAGTGGTACAAATGAATTTGTTAGTAAATATGTTGCAAAATACATTGTAAAAGCATACAGTCAACAAAAATCAAAAAATATTTATGACTTAAATATCAAAGCATATCGTTTTAGTGCAAATTGTACCGACCCAATTGTTAAGGTTGGAGTTATTGAAATGACAAAAGAAGAGTTAAAAATGGCATTATGTGGTGTAAAACATTTTTATATGTTTGCTGATAAACAAAAAAAGCATATGTTAGGTATTAGTATTGATAGTGATTGACATAGTGATTATTTTTGACAAATGGAAGAATATGTTCCATATGATAAAAAAATATTCCGATTTTTTAATAAAATAACCGATATTGGCATATATAAAGCCCGAAAAAAAATAGATAAATACCTTAATTTAGGTAAACAAAGGTACATTAAAAAAAGTACCTTCTAAATGGAAAGTACTAGTGTGTAATATAAGCACTTCACAACTTATATCACATAATTAATTAAAACAAAAAAACAAAAAAAAGCAAGTTGAGGATATAAATTTATTTTTTGCGTTTAAATATGTAATAGTTGACATATTTATTTTGTTATGTAAAATTAAATTAGAATATTACATATAGCATTTAGTTAT encodes the following:
- a CDS encoding rolling circle replication-associated protein codes for the protein MFIQKIKYHFSKYKKNKYENLKYLVAYEYQKLGAVHFHIIFSEYIPNKIIRKYWLYGLNKNLPVKSGTNEFVSKYVAKYIVKAYSQQKSKNIYDLNIKAYRFSANCTDPIVKVGVIEMTKEELKMALCGVKHFYMFADKQKKHMLGISIDSDWHSDYFWQMEEYVPYDKKIFRFFNKITDIGIYKARKKIDKYLNLGKQRYIKKSTF